A single Branchiostoma floridae strain S238N-H82 chromosome 11, Bfl_VNyyK, whole genome shotgun sequence DNA region contains:
- the LOC118426418 gene encoding protein N-lysine methyltransferase METTL21A-like: MDEDDSNSEQHQSPELTKETFHVAGKDLQIYKAPKFDSGVSGTFLTGQSLWPSAKVLALYLTLIAETVKSACGVLELGSGPGLVGLTAARLAADTDGKVILTDHEERVLQITRMNIAANFPSQPDTPRCAHLSWGENVEEFRKQHGQFDLILGSDVVYKEDAIPQLFQTVGTLLSLNDSSSFLLAYDTRGGWLDEHVDRHSEQAGLEREDIALADIPACRQLLGSIEWDYPLNTNLRLIKFTKKGER, encoded by the exons ATGGACGAAGATGATTCCAACTCGGAGCAACACCAGAG CCCTGAACTGACGAAAGAAACCTTCCACGTGGCCGGAAAGGATTTGCAAATATATAAAGCGCCCAAGTTCGATA GTGGAGTTTCTGGCACCTTTTTGACGGGGCAAAGTCTATGGCCATCTGCTAAA GTCCTGGCCCTGTATCTAACTTTGATTGCAGAAACAGTAAAATCCGCATGTGGCGTGCTTGAGCTGGGCTCCGGGCCGGGACTGGTGGGTCTGACGGCGGCTCGGTTAGCTGCAGACACCGATGGGAAGGTCATTCTGACAGATCACGAAGAGAGAGTGCTACAAATCACACGGATGAACATTGCTGCCAACTTTCCATCTCAACCTG ACACCCCGCGCTGTGCGCACCTGAGCTGGGGGGAGAACGTGGAAGAGTTTCGGAAGCAGCACGGACAGTTTGATCTCATCCTTGGCTCGGATGTCGTGTATAAGGAAGACGCCATCCCCCAGTTATTCCAAACTGTTGGAACTCTTCTCTCTCTAAAC GACTCGTCCAGTTTTCTGCTGGCCTACGACACCAGAGGAGGCTGGCTAGATGAACATGTCGATCGGCACTCCGAACAGGCGGGTCTGGAGAGGGAGGACATTGCGTTAGCAGACATCCCGGCCTGTCGGCAGCTACTGGGGAGTATAGAGTGGGACTATCCACTCAACACAAATCTGAGACTGATAAAGTTCACGAAAAAAGGAGAGAGATAA
- the LOC118425923 gene encoding malectin-A-like, with protein MPAVLNVSVFLFILYFLDHAVGLGDLIYAVNCGGPRHVDSYGLEYDADPLEGRIGVASDYGRRDRIGRVTEQDQLLYQTERWSEDTFGYEVPIEQEGDYVLVLKFAEVYFSASNMKVFDVVLNSQHTVVQELDIYDKVGRSTAHDEIIPFTVRKGKLMVQGEVSTFHGVLAVDLIKGLHDNPKLCALYVVRGSADDVPKLPPIPGMEPDEEEELSREKPDKERRTSGPKTPNPYDSDESSTMFPILMAIGVFLPTLFCLCRL; from the exons ATGCCAGCGGTGTTGAATGTTTCCGTCTTTCTCTTCATCTTGTACTTTCTAGACCACGCTGTCGGTCTCGGGGACCTTATTTATGCCGTGAACTGCGGGGGACCGAGACACGTTGATTCTTACGGGCTGGAGTACGACGCCGACCCGTTGGAAGGTAGGATTGGGGTAGCGTCAGACTATGGCCGCCGGGACAGAATCGGCCGAGTAACCGAGCAAGACCAGCTCCTGTATCAGACGGAAAGGTGGAGCGAAGACACGTTCGGATACGAGGTGCCTATCGAACAGGAGGGAGACTATGTGCTGGTGCTGAAATTCGCCGAAGTGTACTTCTCTGCGTCCAACATGaag GTATTTGATGTGGTGTTGAACAGCCAGCACACAGTGGTACAGGAGCTGGACATCTACGACAAAGTTGGGCGCAGCACGGCTCACGACGAAATCATTCCGTTCACTGTCAGGAAAGGGAAGCTGATGGTCCAGGGGGAAGTCTCCACATTCCATGGGGTGCTCGCTGTGGATCTCATCAAG GGGCTGCATGACAACCCAAAGCTGTGTGCTTTGTATGTAGTAAGAGGATCAGCAGATG ATGTCCCCAAGTTACCCCCCATCCCGGGAATGGAGCCAGATGAAGAGGAGGAACTGTCCAGGGAAAAACCTGACAAGGAGCGGAGAACATCAGGACCAAAAACACCCAATCCGTACGACAGTGACGAAAGTAGCACCATGTTCCCCATCCTCATGGCCATCGGAGTGTTCCTCCCTACCTTGTTTTGTCTGTGCAGGTTATGA
- the LOC118425434 gene encoding uncharacterized protein LOC118425434, producing the protein MLVIARACFLLLLCLSQAVHATPPVQNANRDISPRYHRPPHVLLAGSHGHHSTVTNISRSRGTRNHDRGLQKPNLMLNLNLLKGQVSASVDTTFRSLSCDVTVWCKGGKENSCSCGEDRLRTCALPMARITHKSWAQYDPMTLFCVGVELASAQNGTNYELLTRCKTRGVGKVKYRVYVKREDKNAALNEAQPTVRYRACLEPLQD; encoded by the coding sequence ATGTTGGTCATCGCTAGGGCATGTTTCCTGCTCCTGTTGTGTCTCAGCCAGGCCGTACATGCCACACCACCGGTACAGAACGCTAACCGAGACATCTCTCCTAGATACCACCGCCCACCACATGTACTTCTGGCTGGAAGTCATGGTCATCACTCCACTGTTACAAACATCAGCCGTAGCCGGGGAACCAGGAACCATGACCGAGGTTTACAGAAGCCGAACTTGATGCTGAACTTGAACTTGCTGAAAGGACAGGTGTCGGCCTCAGTCGATACAACCTTCCGCTCTCTCAGCTGTGACGTCACTGTGTGGTGTAAAGGCGGGAAGGAGAACTCGTGTTCGTGTGGAGAAGACCGTCTGCGCACGTGCGCCCTCCCCATGGCACGGATCACACACAAGTCCTGGGCACAGTATGACCCCATGACGCTATTCTGTGTGGGAGTCGAGCTCGCATCCGCCCAAAACGGCACCAACTACGAACTGTTGACCCGCTGCAAGACCAGAGGTGTCGGGAAAGTCAAATACAGAGTTTATGTCAAAAGGGAAGACAAGAATGCCGCGCTGAACGAAGCCCAACCAACTGTCCGCTACCGAGCATGCTTGGAGCCACTTCAGGATTAA